The DNA window GGACGGCGCGCGCGTTTTTCAGATGCCTGGTTGGCCAGGATGGCGATCAGCCGCCCGCGACCGGCACTGCCACGACGCCTTGCAGATTGCGGATACTCGGCCGCTCCATCATGCGCTTGATCCACGCATCGATGTTGCCGCGGTTGTTGCCGAGCACGTCGATTCCGATTTCGTTCAGCACCAGCATCCTTGGCGCGAAGCCGATGTCGGCGACCGAGAACTCACCGGCGAGAAAATTGTTGCCCTGCAATTCGTGGTTGAGGTAGTCGAGTACGCGCTCGACCGACTGATGGAGCCGCGCAACGCGATTCTGATCGCGATCGCCCTCGGGCTTGGAGACTTCGGCGATTAGCTGGCCGACCGGCGGGGTGAACGAAGTGTCGGCGAAATCCTCGAACAGGCGCGCCCGCGAGCGCATCGCGCTGGAACCTATGGGCGGCAGCACCGGGGGCTCGGGATACTCGTCCTCGAGATACTCGTTGATGATCGTCGAATCGTAAATCGTTGTATCGTCATCGACGAGCACGGGCACGCGTCCGAACGGATTGAGCCGCAGGAAGTCAGGCTTGCGATTTTCATGCTGGGCCAAATCGACCGCGACCAGTTCGTAGGTCAGGGCCTTCTCGGCCATGACGATGCGGACTTTTTGGCCGTAGGGGCAGGAAAGGAAGTCGTAGAGTTTGATCATATCGGGCAAGTCCTCATTCGGCTTGCGCCGCGACGGTAATCTTCAAGCTGGCTTCAACCTCGGAATCGAGCTTGACCGGCACCGTGAATTCTCCGAGCTGCTTGATCGGCTCGGGCAGGTGAATTTTGCGCCGCTCGATGTCGAGACCATTCTCGCGCAGCGCGCGCTCGAGATCGATGTTGGTAACCGAGCCGAAGAGTTTGCCCTCCTCGCCGGCGCGCGCGGTGAGCGTGAGCGCGAGCGCTTCGATCCTGGCCTTGACCGCGAGTGCGTCGGTGCGCTTGATCTCGCGCCGGCGCGTGGCGGTCCGCTTCTGATGCTCGAAGGCGCGGAGATTTTTCTGATCCGCCTCGACCGCGAGCTTGCGCGGCAACAGATAGTTGCGCGCGTAACCGGCGCGGACCTTGACCACGTCGCCGGTCCTTCCCAGGTTGGGAAGATCCTCGTTGAGTATGACTTGCACGTTCATCGTCTTTGCCGCCTCGTTTCCACCCCGCACTTAGAAGAAATCGCCCAGGTTGTTCGCTTCCGCGCTGGGGGGCTTGAGCCGCCGGAAGTCGATCCACATATCGAAGACGCCCGCGACGCACAGCAGCGCCGCCACAAACGGCTGCGCGAACACGACAAAATAAATTATGCCGCGTACGATCGACGGAACTGAGAGCGACTGAAAATAAAACCCGACAATCGCCAGTCCCTGGCAAAAATACACCGCCGCGATACAGATGAAGCCGTTGAGCGCGATATCGCTTACCGCCGGGACCGGAATGAACAGCCCGAACCCGCTGGCGAGCAACAGCCACACCAGCCATTCCTTCGCCGACCATCGAGAAAGATCGCCGAACAAGCTGTAGCTCAGCCGTTGCGGCCCGGCCCATCGCCAAAACACGCGCAGGTTGAGCAGCAACGAGCTGGCCGCGACCAGCAGCGCGAACGCCGGCGACAGACGCATCGTAAACGAAATGACGCTGGCTTGCGTATCGGCCGGAAGCGCCGATTGAGTCCCGAGCAGCTTGTAGAGCTCCTGCCCGCGCGCCATCCCTTGCGCAAGTTCGTCGTGAACGGTCTTGATCAGCGCGTCGGGGCCGCCCATGACCACCAGCGCCGCCACCACGGAAGCGGCAACCATCGCGCCCGCGCCAACCGCGGTGATCATCTCGAAGGAGGAACGCCGCTCGAGCATGTAGCATACGATCCCGGTGCCGAGGCCGAACGACACCAGGTAGCCGAGACCGGCAAACGATCCCGCCAGGATCGCTACGAATGCGGTCGCGAGCAGGACCGCGATAGTCGCACGGAGGTTGGGATTGGGACGCCCGACCGCATAGAGAATGATTGGTGCGGGCGCGAGCATCATCAGAATCCCACCGACCATCGGTATCGCGCCGCCGGCAAGGAAGAACGCCCCCGCCAGCGCGGCCGCGCGAACCATCCCTATAACCGCCTTGCGCGTCACTGGATTAAGCCGAGCTAGGCTCCGAGCGTCGAGAATGGCAGCAGCGCGAGCACGCGAGCACGCTTGATCGCCACCGCAAGTTGGCGCTGATGCTTGGCGCAATTGCCCGAGGTCCGGCTGGGGACTATCTTGCCGCCCTCGGTGATGAAACTGCCGAGCGTGCGCACGTCCTTGTAATCGACCTTGAGCGTCTTGTCGGCGCAAAAGCGGCATACCTTACGGCGTCCACCGGGGCGTCCCCGACGCATCCCGCCGCCGCGACCCTCACCGCCACGGCCCTCGCCGCGTTCGCCCTCGGGGCGTGGCGCGCCGTAGCGTCCGCGTCCTTCGCCGCCTTCGGTGCGCGGCCGGTCGCCGCCTCTTTCAGATCTTTCCTCGTCAGCCATTTAGATTCCCTGGTAAGATTTCCTTGACGAAAGTTTTAGTATCTATTCACTTCGCTCGATCGACGCAGCTACGACTTCGAACCCGGTGTCTGTCTTCAAGCTGCCCTTTAATGTTCTCATCCTTCCGATCACCTTAACCTGGCGGCCTGGCGCCAGCAGTTGTTTCGCCGCCAGCGCGGATTCACCGGTCATCACGATCCCGAGTCTCAGTTCCTCGCCGGGCGCGCCGCAATCGACGGTGAAGCGCAGTACAGGCGTGCCTGCCGGGGTGATGCGGACTGCGGGCTGATTGAGCAGCCGGCCTTCGAGCTCAATCCGGTTCCCTGTCACCTTCGGGCCCGGCGATTTCCTCGGCCGCCGCTTCCATTATTTCCTCGGGAGCGTCGGGTGCTTCCTCCGCCCGCTCCTCGCGCGAGGCCATCAGCGCGGCAGCGCGCGCTTCCTGGGCAGCCTTGGCCTCGGCGATACGGCGGTTGCGCGCCTCGAGTTCCTCGCGCGCCTTGGCCACATCGGCGTCGTCGTCCACCAGCACCGACAGGTAACGCAGGACGGTATCGGAGATCCGCAAGTTGCGCTCGACCTCGTTCATCACGGGCCCGGGCGAGACATAGTCCAGACGAACGTAGAAGCCGCGGCGCTCGCCCTTGATCTTGTAGGCGAGCTCGCGCGATCCCCACTCCTCGGTTTCGATCATCTCGCCGGCGCCGGCGGCGATGATACCCTCGTAGCGTTTGATGGCTTCCTTGATTTGGGGTTCGCCCGAATCAGGGCGGAGAATAAAAATAGTTTCGTAGCGCCTCATGCGCTGCACGTCCTCCTTACGGATTTGAGCCCCAAGTTGGAGCAAGGAGCAATCCCGTACAGTACCATCGCGCGTATTCGCTCTCAAGGCTGCCGGGCAATTATTTAATCGTCATGGACCCGGGCAGGATTGGGCAGGAAGTTCACTCTTGTCATTGGCGGGCAGTCTGTTAAGAGAAGATGCGGTCGCGCTCGAGCAATTCAGGAGGATACGTCCAGTGGCCAAGTCCAAGAAGAAAATAAAGAAAGCACCGCGACAAGCCCGCAAAGTCGCTCCCAAAGCAGCCAAGGGAAAGACGGCCGCATCCAAAGGCGCCAAGCGCGCGATTGCGGTGAGGATCCCCGGCTACGACGACCTGCCGGTACGGGCAGGCGCGCCGGCGGGCGCGGCGTGGGGCGTGTTCGGCGACGACGACGAAGTCGGAACGATCAATCTGCTGACGCCCGAGCGCGTGATTGCGGCCGCCGCGTCGATTCACTCGGGCAAAGTCTTCGCGATGAATCTGCCGATCAACATCCCCGACCCGCCGCTGTTCACGCGCGGCAAACATACCCACACGGTCAAGATTTTCCCGACCGCGGATTTCGTGCTCGACGACTACCTGGACAACTTCTATCCGCAATCGTCGTCGCAATGGGACGCGCTGGCGCACGTGAAGCATCCTGTGTACGGGGCGTACAACGGGATTCCCGACAATCAGATGACCGGGCGCGGCGGGATGCGGCTGGGGATCGACAACCTGGCGCGGCGCGGAATCGCCGGGCGCGGAGTGCTCGCCGACGTGGCGCGGTATTACGATCGGGTCGGCAAGTCGATCAACTTCACCAGGGCCGAGTCGATTCCGCTCGGCGACGTGCAGGCCACGCTCGAAGAAGAAGGGGTCGCGCTGCGGGCCGGCGACATCCTGCTGATTCGGATCGGATGGACGAGGTTCTACCTGTCGGCGAGCGAGGAGCTTAAGACGGAACTGGCGAAGGAGACGGTAGTGCCGGGAATCGAGGCCAGTCAACGCACGGCGCGATGGCTGTGGGACAATCATCTGGCCGCGGTCGCGTCGGATTCGC is part of the Candidatus Binatus sp. genome and encodes:
- a CDS encoding glutathione S-transferase family protein, which codes for MIKLYDFLSCPYGQKVRIVMAEKALTYELVAVDLAQHENRKPDFLRLNPFGRVPVLVDDDTTIYDSTIINEYLEDEYPEPPVLPPIGSSAMRSRARLFEDFADTSFTPPVGQLIAEVSKPEGDRDQNRVARLHQSVERVLDYLNHELQGNNFLAGEFSVADIGFAPRMLVLNEIGIDVLGNNRGNIDAWIKRMMERPSIRNLQGVVAVPVAGG
- a CDS encoding DUF2232 domain-containing protein gives rise to the protein MTRKAVIGMVRAAALAGAFFLAGGAIPMVGGILMMLAPAPIILYAVGRPNPNLRATIAVLLATAFVAILAGSFAGLGYLVSFGLGTGIVCYMLERRSSFEMITAVGAGAMVAASVVAALVVMGGPDALIKTVHDELAQGMARGQELYKLLGTQSALPADTQASVISFTMRLSPAFALLVAASSLLLNLRVFWRWAGPQRLSYSLFGDLSRWSAKEWLVWLLLASGFGLFIPVPAVSDIALNGFICIAAVYFCQGLAIVGFYFQSLSVPSIVRGIIYFVVFAQPFVAALLCVAGVFDMWIDFRRLKPPSAEANNLGDFF
- a CDS encoding single-stranded DNA-binding protein, which produces MTGNRIELEGRLLNQPAVRITPAGTPVLRFTVDCGAPGEELRLGIVMTGESALAAKQLLAPGRQVKVIGRMRTLKGSLKTDTGFEVVAASIERSE
- a CDS encoding cyclase family protein; the protein is MAKSKKKIKKAPRQARKVAPKAAKGKTAASKGAKRAIAVRIPGYDDLPVRAGAPAGAAWGVFGDDDEVGTINLLTPERVIAAAASIHSGKVFAMNLPINIPDPPLFTRGKHTHTVKIFPTADFVLDDYLDNFYPQSSSQWDALAHVKHPVYGAYNGIPDNQMTGRGGMRLGIDNLARRGIAGRGVLADVARYYDRVGKSINFTRAESIPLGDVQATLEEEGVALRAGDILLIRIGWTRFYLSASEELKTELAKETVVPGIEASQRTARWLWDNHLAAVASDSPALEALPKPVGEETEFLHFHLLAFFGMPIGEMWNLEALAEDCAADGRYDFFLTSAPLNIPGGNGSPPNALAIK
- the rplI gene encoding 50S ribosomal protein L9, giving the protein MQVILNEDLPNLGRTGDVVKVRAGYARNYLLPRKLAVEADQKNLRAFEHQKRTATRRREIKRTDALAVKARIEALALTLTARAGEEGKLFGSVTNIDLERALRENGLDIERRKIHLPEPIKQLGEFTVPVKLDSEVEASLKITVAAQAE
- the rpsR gene encoding 30S ribosomal protein S18, translated to MADEERSERGGDRPRTEGGEGRGRYGAPRPEGERGEGRGGEGRGGGMRRGRPGGRRKVCRFCADKTLKVDYKDVRTLGSFITEGGKIVPSRTSGNCAKHQRQLAVAIKRARVLALLPFSTLGA
- the rpsF gene encoding 30S ribosomal protein S6, producing MRRYETIFILRPDSGEPQIKEAIKRYEGIIAAGAGEMIETEEWGSRELAYKIKGERRGFYVRLDYVSPGPVMNEVERNLRISDTVLRYLSVLVDDDADVAKAREELEARNRRIAEAKAAQEARAAALMASREERAEEAPDAPEEIMEAAAEEIAGPEGDREPD